In the genome of Verrucomicrobiota bacterium, the window CGTCGCCAGGTCCGGGATCAAGCCCATATACCAGAACAGCAGCGACACCGTGAAGTAGGTCGAGACCGCGAACACGTCCCACAACAGCGGCGAGCGGAACTGCGGCCAGATGCCGTAGGCGTTGGGAATGGGCGGCAACCACCAGACCGCATACCAGATTCGCCCCACGTGGATGACGGGGAAGGTGCCGGCGCAGATGACGGCAAAGATGGTCATGGCCTCGGCGGCGCGGTTGATGGAGGTGCGCCACTTCTGACGGAGGAGGAAGAGGATGGCGGAGATGAGCGTGCCGGCGTGCCCGATGCCGATCCAGAACACGAAATTGGTGATGTCCCACGCCCATGCGACGGGCTGGTTCAAGCCCCACACGCCCACGCCCGTCGAGACGAGGTAGGCGATCATGATGCCCATCATGGACATGACGCCGAAGCTGATGAGAAACGCGGGCCACCACCACTTCGGAGCCTTGCCCTCGGCGATGCCGGCGACCGTGTCCGAGATCCAGCCGAAGCTGTGGTTGTTCAGCACCAGCGGTTCCCGGGCGAGTTCCGCCGGGGGCGCCGCGACCTGCACCACGGCCGGGGTCGATTGTTGCGAAGCGGCGTCCATCAGTGCGCTCCTTTCTTCGCGCCGCCGGCGGCGGGGCCCGAGCCGTGCGGTTCAAAGGGGGAACCGCTGCGCTTCGCGTATTCGCTGATGCTGTGCGGCATCGGGTGTTCCTTGTAATCGGGCATTGCCGGGTTCGGGTTGCGCACCCGCGCGAGGTAGGTCAGGCGCGGACGCGTGTCGAGGAAGCCCAGCACGGCGTAGTCGCGCTGCTGCTTCTTGAGCTTCGACACCCGGCTCGACGGATCAAGCACGTTGCCGAAGACGATTGCGTCCGCGGGGCACGCCTGCTCGCACGCGGTCTGGATTGTGCCGTCGCGGACCTCGACGTCACCGCTGGCGCCGGCCTTGACCTTCTGCGAAATCTTGGCCGCCTCGACGCGCTGCACGCAGAACGTGCACTTCTCCATCACGCCGCGCATGCGGATGCTCACCTCGGGGTTCTTCGCGAGCTTCACGAGGTCCATCTCGTCCGCGCCGCGCCCGGCGAGCGGGCCCTTGTAGAGGTTTTCGAGCGGGCGCTTGTTGAAATCGAAGAAATTGAACCGGCGGACCTTCCACGCGCAGTTGTTCGAGCAATAGCGCGTGCCGACGCAACGGTTGTAAGCCATCACGTTGATGCCTTCTTCGTCATGCACGGTGGCATTGACGGGGCAGACGCTCTCGCACGGCGCGGCCTCGCAGTGCTGGCAGAGCATCGGCTGGTTGACGACCTGCGGCTCGTCAATCCACTCCTTCTTCTGCTGCGCGGGGTCGGCAAGCACGAGGTTGACCTCGTCGGTCTTGCCGGGCGACGACGTGAGGTTGTTCGCGAAGGAACCGAGCAGGCTCGCGGCCTTCTGCTTGAGCGGCGTGCCGGTGAAGTAGCGGTCAATGCGCAGCCAGTGCATCTCGCGGTTGCGGTGCACCTGATCCTTGCCGACGATGGGGATGTTGTTCTCGGCCTGGCACGCGATGACGCACGCGTTGCAGCCGACGCATGCGTTGAGGTCAATGCTCATCCCCCACTGGTGCATCGAGCTCATGAGGTGCGGATGGCTCTGGTAGGGGTGCTTGTAAATCGTCAGCGGCTGCCCTTTGTCATCCTTCGGGATGTGCGCCGAGTGCGAGGGCGCATCGAGGTCCATGTTCCGGGCGAAGTCCGGGTGCTCGTTGAAGTCCTTGAGGTTCGCCTCGCGCACGACGGGGCGGCCTTCCATGGACCAGTGGTCCTGCGTGGTGACGAGCTTGTAAGTCGCGCCGGTCTTGGTGAGCTTCGCGCCGGGCACGATGAGCGAGTCGGTGCGCAGCGCGTAGCCGTTGAAGCCGGTGCGGCCGCGGTTCGAATTCTCGTCGTTGCCGTGGAAGTTGGCGATGCGCCCGCCTTTCTGGCGTCCCCAACCGAGCGCGATGCCGGCGGTGTAATCGGCCTGTCCCGGCTGAATCCAAACGGGGCCGGCGACCTTGCGGCCACCGACGGAAATCTCGACCACGTCGTTGTTCTCGAAGCCGAGCTCGACCGCGGTCTTGCGGCTGAGGAGCAGCGCGTTGTCCCAGACAATCTTGGTGATGGGGTCGGGCAGTTCTTGCATCCAGCCGTTGTTCGCGAACCGGCCGTCGTCGAGCTTGGTGTCGCGGAACAGCACCACCTCGATGCTTGCGGCCGACGGCGCGGCGGGCGCGGTCGCCTTCGCCAGTTCGTCGGCGATGTTCTGCGCGGCAAGGCTGGTGGCCGGTGGCTGGTGGTCGGCGGCGCCGCCGCCGAGGAAGCCGTCGTGGAGGTAATGCTTCCACTTTTCCTCGTCCATCTTGCCCCCGGTGAGCGACGCAAAGGTCTCGCGCGTGATGTCGTGGGACTTGAGCGACTCGCACGCGCCGAGGCGGGCGAGAACTTCGGTCTCGGTGAGTCCTGCGTAAAGCGGCTCGATGAGGGGTTGCACGGGGACGAGCGTGCCGTCGCCCGTGCGCGCATCGTCCCACGATTCAAGGTAGTGCGCGGTGGGCAGGTGCCAGCCATTCGCGCCGAGTGCGGAGAAGGTTTCGTCCTCGTGCGTGCCGAGGCGGACGATGGCCTTCGCGTTCTTGAGCGCGGCGGTGAAGTTGAGCTGGGCGGGCGCGGTGAACGCCGGATTGCCGCCGAGGATGACGAGCAGGTTCACGCCGCCGGTGCCGAGTTGCGCCACGAGCGCCTCGATGCCGGCGGCCGGGGCGGGCGCGGCGCGGAACACGACGGAGTTGCCGATGGCGCCGAGCAGCATGTTGAGCAGGTGCGCGACGAGATGGACCGCGGGCGGCTGGCGGTGTCCGGCGAGCACGAGCGCCTTGCCCTTGTTGGCGACAAGATCCTTCGCGCATTCGAGGATCCACTCGCGCTTCACGCCGGCGGGCAACGGGCACTTCTGTGCGAGGGTGGCGAAGGCGGGCATGCCGGGCTCGACGGCGGCGGCGATGGCCGCGGCGACGGCGATGATTTGTCCGGAGGGGCAGCGGAGGCGGTGGTCGGCGTTCGCGCCGGTCTGTGACATGATGGCCTCGACGCAGTAGAGGCGGCTCATGGTGGCGTTTTGCTTGGCCGGACCCGATGGGGCCCGGGTGGAACCGAGCCCTGCCTCGGTGATCT includes:
- a CDS encoding 4Fe-4S dicluster domain-containing protein produces the protein MKTIPPACREPDNGVQYWRSLEALEGTPEARAWVEREFVDGAGELKDPVTRRDFMRLMTAGFALAGAGALTGCRRPVEKIYPFGKQPENYIHGVSQSFATAMPTRHGAVPLVVKSHEGRPIKVEGNREHPINTVAGRAHGGSDLYAQASLLDLYDPDRAQRFTKGGNRIEREAALDQLAQFATQFSASRGAGVAVLMESSSSPSRDRLVKSLGARWPEARWFFHDAIDLGVAARAASLAYGRSVQPQYKLENAQVILSLDSDFISTEEDSARHIRGFANGRKITEAGLGSTRAPSGPAKQNATMSRLYCVEAIMSQTGANADHRLRCPSGQIIAVAAAIAAAVEPGMPAFATLAQKCPLPAGVKREWILECAKDLVANKGKALVLAGHRQPPAVHLVAHLLNMLLGAIGNSVVFRAAPAPAAGIEALVAQLGTGGVNLLVILGGNPAFTAPAQLNFTAALKNAKAIVRLGTHEDETFSALGANGWHLPTAHYLESWDDARTGDGTLVPVQPLIEPLYAGLTETEVLARLGACESLKSHDITRETFASLTGGKMDEEKWKHYLHDGFLGGGAADHQPPATSLAAQNIADELAKATAPAAPSAASIEVVLFRDTKLDDGRFANNGWMQELPDPITKIVWDNALLLSRKTAVELGFENNDVVEISVGGRKVAGPVWIQPGQADYTAGIALGWGRQKGGRIANFHGNDENSNRGRTGFNGYALRTDSLIVPGAKLTKTGATYKLVTTQDHWSMEGRPVVREANLKDFNEHPDFARNMDLDAPSHSAHIPKDDKGQPLTIYKHPYQSHPHLMSSMHQWGMSIDLNACVGCNACVIACQAENNIPIVGKDQVHRNREMHWLRIDRYFTGTPLKQKAASLLGSFANNLTSSPGKTDEVNLVLADPAQQKKEWIDEPQVVNQPMLCQHCEAAPCESVCPVNATVHDEEGINVMAYNRCVGTRYCSNNCAWKVRRFNFFDFNKRPLENLYKGPLAGRGADEMDLVKLAKNPEVSIRMRGVMEKCTFCVQRVEAAKISQKVKAGASGDVEVRDGTIQTACEQACPADAIVFGNVLDPSSRVSKLKKQQRDYAVLGFLDTRPRLTYLARVRNPNPAMPDYKEHPMPHSISEYAKRSGSPFEPHGSGPAAGGAKKGAH